A DNA window from Naumovozyma dairenensis CBS 421 chromosome 7, complete genome contains the following coding sequences:
- the PGS1 gene encoding CDP-diacylglycerol--glycerol-3-phosphate 3-phosphatidyltransferase (similar to Saccharomyces cerevisiae PGS1 (YCL004W); ancestral locus Anc_1.415), producing the protein MIARSQSLLFIPKHTVSMSSKTSSLPTPLSSFLRTKFYFEKGQIEIIDTPTNFYNTLKFKISTAERRIFLASLYLGKTENEFIECISTAMTRNPQLKLYFLIDGLRGTRESPDLCSASMLAKLDKQFGDRVDLRLYRTPKFIGWKKLIPKRFNEGIGLQHMKIYGFDDEVILSGANLSNDYFTDRQDRYYLFKSCPAFASYYFKLQQLVSSISYRIQYSSSEQEKYKLSWPQTNLIKKPATLLTKHHFVQKTSKALTEFLYPDSTSAGQQQQQQLSKPELDCPTVVYPISQFTPLYPHNKDQSTEKPTIIKLLQSKSTKKPWLFTAGYFNIHSDLKRTLLETPTKDSLIITASPKANGFYKSKGASGMLPDAYLYLSYKFLKAIPKMRREDIRLKEWQNGIANTPGGWSYHAKGIWFMEKDTRTNTNTNGYIPYLTIIGSSNYTRRSYSLDLETNCVIFTKDESLQLEMKKELDKLLMNTKEVTLNDFKNDKERHVSKRVKLATNIFGKRL; encoded by the coding sequence ATGATAGCACGTTCTCAATCACTATTATTCATACCGAAACACACTGTCTCGATGTCTTCCAAAACATCTTCATTACCAACaccattatcatctttcCTAAGGACTAAATTTTATTTCGAAAAGGGtcaaattgaaataataGATACACCGACTAATTTCTATAATACATTGAAATTCAAGATATCTACTGCggaaagaagaatattcttagcttcattatatttaggtaaaactgaaaatgaatttataGAATGCATTTCCACCGCAATGACTAGAAATCCTCaattgaaactttattTCCTAATCGATGGACTAAGAGGTACAAGAGAATCTCCTGATTTATGTTCTGCTTCCATGTTGGCTAAATTAGATAAGCAATTTGGGGATAGAGTCGATCTGAGATTGTATAGGACCCCTAAATTCATTGGttggaagaaattgatCCCCAAGAGATTTAATGAAGGTATTGGATTACAGcatatgaaaatatatggATTCGATGATGAAGTTATTCTTTCAGGAGCGAACCTTTCAAACGATTATTTCACAGATAGACAAGATCGTTATTACCTGTTTAAATCATGTCCAGCTTTTGCAAGTTATTACTTTAAATTACAACAATTAGTAAGTTCTATAAGTTATCGAATCcaatattcatcatcagaacaagaaaaatataagttATCATGGCCTCAAACAAATCTAATAAAGAAACCAGCTACGTTACTTACAAAACATCATTTTGTACAAAAAACATCTAAGGCATTAACTGAATTCCTTTATCCGGATTCAACATCAGCTGggcaacaacagcaacaacaattatCCAAACCTGAATTAGATTGTCCAACGGTTGTATATCCAATCTCACAATTTACACCTCTATACCCACATAACAAAGACCAATCCACCGAGAAACCAACCATAATCAAATTACTACAATCAAAATCTACAAAAAAGCCATGGCTATTCACAGCAggatatttcaatattcaTTCAGATTTGAAACGTACCCTACTGGAAACACCAACGAAAGATTCACTCATAATAACTGCATCGCCAAAAGCAAATGGATTCTATAAATCAAAGGGCGCATCAGGAATGTTACCAGATGCATACCTTTATTTATCATATAAATTCTTAAAGGCCATACCTAAGATGAGACGAGAGGATATACGTCTTAAAGAATGGCAGAATGGGATTGCAAATACTCCCGGTGGATGGTCATATCATGCCAAAGGGATATGGTTTATGGAAAAGGATACGCGTACGAATACAAATACGAATGGGTATATACCTTATTTGACTATTATTGGGTCTTCTAATTATACAAGACGATCTTATTCTTTGGATTTGGAAACTAATTGTGTTATATTTACTAAAGATGAATCATTACAGTTGGAAATGAAGAAGGAGTTAGATAAGTTGTTGATGAATACTAAAGAAGTTActttaaatgattttaaaaatgataagGAAAGACATGTTAGTAAGAGAGTGAAATTGGCAACTAATATTTTCGGTAAAAGGCTATGa
- the NDAI0G04360 gene encoding uncharacterized protein (similar to Saccharomyces cerevisiae YCL002C; ancestral locus Anc_1.416): MIIPTILQLLCGILSVSSILYQKRYNRIHRSIYGLSYDLYLYDILGHLISLYCSINYKYSPLVRRQLANRYPLFYSNPHDIPISILLLLKDILMVYCDLLIFRQLYHYRTTKHIHQGISSTSTVLIIIFPVFTVFTFACSCLNLPIEDSGKFGIFYLDHINYLWIIGNFFLTFKFIPQISLNWMGLSTTGLSSKFVILNTLSNVTYLLIYYILSTTNLFSEQDLPFWKWPFNFKPIFVICFQLLSLLFILYQAQFLYIHSKNYLPKGKGSSSLF; the protein is encoded by the coding sequence ATGATTATACCTACAATCTTACAGTTACTATGTGGCATACTTTCAGTAAGTTCCATTCTGTACCAGAAACGATACAATAGGATTCACAGGTCTATTTATGGCCTATCTTATGATCTTTATCTATATGATATACTGGGTCATCTCATATCCCTCTATTGttcaataaattacaaatattcACCTTTGGTAAGACGACAGTTGGCCAATAGGTATCCTCTATTTTATTCCAATCCACATGATATCCCAATATCTATCCTACTcttattgaaagatattttgatgGTATATTGTGACCTACTTATATTCCGTCAATTGTATCATTACAGAACTACAAAACATATACATCAAGGCATCTCTTCGACATCCACCGttctcattattatctttccTGTATTTACAGTGTTCACTTTTGCATGTTCATGTTTGAACCTGCCAATCGAAGATTCCGGTAAATTTGGTATCTTCTATTTAGATCATATCAATTACTTATGGATAATAGGTAATTTCTTCCTGactttcaaatttatccctcaaatatctttaaattgGATGGGATTATCAACAACAGGATTATCATCTAAATTTGTTATACTTAACACGTTAAGTAATGTGACATATCTACTGATTTATTACATtttatcaacaacaaatcTTTTCTCGGAACAAGATCTTCCATTCTGGAAATGGccttttaatttcaaaccAATATTTGTTATCTGCTTCCAATTgctatcattattattcatcCTTTATCAAGCCCAAttcttatatatacattcaaaaaattatttaccAAAGGGTAAAGggtcatcatcattattttag
- the RER1 gene encoding protein retrieval receptor (similar to Saccharomyces cerevisiae RER1 (YCL001W); ancestral locus Anc_1.417) produces the protein MEKIDQLKQLYQVNLDKVTPHYKERWAVLIALNVLFLLRIVMAQGWYVVCYALGLFQLNQFLAFLTPKFDMSLQQDEANKELEAGERADDFKPFIRRLPEFKFWYNSMRATLISLVLSLIRIVDIPVFWPILLMYFLVLFFLTMRKQIQHMIKYKYVPLDIGKKKYSNSK, from the coding sequence ATGGAAAAGATTGATCAGTTGAAGCAACTATATCAAGTTAATTTGGATAAAGTGACGCCACATTACAAAGAAAGATGGGCAGTATTAATTGCTCTAAatgttttatttcttctacGTATCGTAATGGCGCAAGGTTGGTACGTGGTATGCTATGCGTTAGGGTTATTccaattgaatcaatttttagCATTCTTGACACCTAAATTTGATATGTCATTACAACAAGATGAAGCtaataaagaattagaagCAGGTGAAAGAGCCGATGATTTTAAACCatttattagaagattacctgaatttaaattttggTATAATTCAATGAGAGCTACTTTGATTAGTTTGGTTTTAAGTTTGATCAGAATCGTGGACATTCCTGTCTTTTGGCCAATCTTATTGATGTATTTCCTtgttttattctttttgaCAATGAGGAAACAAATTCAACATATgatcaaatataaatacGTCCCATTAGATATTGgtaagaagaaatattctAATTCAAAATAG
- the NDAI0G04380 gene encoding uncharacterized protein (similar to Saccharomyces cerevisiae DOM34 (YNL001W) and YCL001W-B; ancestral locus Anc_1.418): protein MKVVSINKGVTEKAPTVITLVPENKEDLFTVYQIVDKDDEVIFKKLFTSKNEDAKKNNTDLVNLKLKILSNEFDMRDEYLRYKGITVIDQTGVANIDIPIGKFLSFNIVYTHPITIYKHHFNKYAEKLLKEACAEENKSDTAAVVLQEGISHVCLLTSSSTIMKQKIEFTMPKKKSATDIAKFDVKTESFYKATYEAMKKNFDFDELKMIILCSPGFYAKTLLEKVLKYAEEEQNNSILDNQMIFFVAHCSTGYLQGISEVLKNPEYASKLEDTKFSKFAVIMDGFLKHLDDDDDRAWYGRREIFRACSMNAIETLLITDTKLRSDNIATREKYLDLLDDVEKDGGKVAIFSTLHTTGEELDRLSGLACILKYPIANLDEGFDSEDEGDNEEEDNEAKKQKLKEIETSA, encoded by the coding sequence atgaaagttGTTAGTATTAATAAAGGTGTTACTGAAAAGGCACCCACAGTGATCACATTAGTTCCggaaaacaaagaagatttatttaCTGTATATCAAATTgttgataaagatgatgaagttatctttaaaaaattattcacCTCTAAGAATGAAGATGcaaagaagaataatacAGATTTAgtgaatttgaaattgaaaattctTTCCAATGAATTCGATATGAgagatgaatatttaaGGTATAAAGGTATCACCGTCATTGATCAGACAGGTGTGGCCAATATTGATATCCCCATTGGTAAATTCTTAAGTTTCAATATTGTTTATACCCATCCTATAACTATTTATAAGCATcattttaataaatatgctgaaaaattattaaaggaaGCATGTgctgaagaaaataaatctgaTACAGCTGCAGTTGTATTACAAGAAGGTATATCTCATGTTTGCCTCTTAACTAGttcatcaacaataatgaaacaaaaaattgaatttactATGccgaagaagaaaagtgCTACAGATATTGCTAAATTTGATGTCAAGACTGAAAGTTTCTATAAGGCAACTTATGAAGctatgaagaagaatttcgattttgatgaattgaaaatgattatATTATGTTCACCAGGATTTTATGCAAAGACCTTATTGGAAAAAGTTCTTAAATATGCTGAAGAGgaacaaaataattcaatctTAGATAatcaaatgatttttttcGTTGCTCATTGTTCCACGGGGTATTTACAAGGTATTTCTGaagtattgaaaaatccTGAATATGCATCTAAATTGGAAGATactaaattttcaaaatttgcaGTTATTATGGATGgttttttgaaacatttggatgacgatgatgatagAGCATGGTATGGTAGAAGAGAGATATTTAGAGCTTGTTCCATGAATGCTATTGAAACGTTACTTATTACCGATACGAAATTGAGATCGGATAATATTGCtacaagagaaaaatatctggatttattagatgatgTAGAAAAAGATGGTGGCAAAGTTGCCATCTTTAGTACTTTGCATACTACAGgtgaagaattagataGACTTTCTGGATTAGCCtgtattttgaaatatccGATAGCTAATTTAGATGAAGGGTTTGATAGTGAAGATGAAggtgataatgaagaagaagataacgaagcaaagaaacaaaaattaaaagaaattgaaacttcTGCGTAA
- the MRPL32 gene encoding mitochondrial 54S ribosomal protein bL32m (similar to Saccharomyces cerevisiae MRPL32 (YCR003W); ancestral locus Anc_1.420) — MPHKYMCISNTFFYHLSPVNSRLLQKMNGSMITRTLSSNTSLTVPIIGVPKVDAQIDTGSIIGQWLRKKLFGEENGSSNGRGGISIDTGILKAVPKKKVSHQKKRQRLYAPGSKQVKMINNLNKCPSCGHYKRAHTLCMYCVGEIRRIWNSQTRKPYEEPPQERELSDVDKRILYPGKKLTKDKQKLLDRDSYLERRMRTLSVEKKK; from the coding sequence ATGCCTCACAAATATATGTGCATATCAAATACATTCTTTTATCATCTTTCCCCAGTGAATTCTAGGCTGCTACAAAAGATGAATGGCTCAATGATTACGAGGACGCTTAGTAGTAATACCAGTTTAACGGTCCCCATCATTGGAGTTCCCAAAGTTGATGCACAAATAGATACTGGCTCAATAATTGGGCAATGGTTAAGAAAGAAACTTTTCGGTGAGGAAAATGGAAGTTCAAATGGAAGAGGGGGTATTAGTATTGATACGGGGATCTTGAAAGCTGTTCCTAAAAAGAAAGTGTCTCATCAAAAGAAGAGACAAAGATTATATGCTCCAGGTAGTAAACAAGTGAAAAtgattaataatttaaataaatgtCCATCTTGTGGTCATTATAAAAGAGCGCATACGCTTTGTATGTATTGTGTTGGTGAAATTCGTAGAATTTGGAATAGTCAAACAAGGAAACCTTATGAAGAACCACCTCAAGAAAGGGAATTAAGTGATGTAGATAAGAGGATTTTATACCCAGGTAAGAAATTAACTAAAGATAAGCAGAAATTACTTGACAGGGATTCTTATTTAGAACGTAGAATGAGAACTTTATCggttgaaaagaaaaagtaa
- the YCP4 gene encoding flavodoxin-like fold family protein (similar to Saccharomyces cerevisiae YCP4 (YCR004C); ancestral locus Anc_1.421), with protein MVKVAIITYSTYGHITTLARSIQKGVESAGGKADLFRVEETLPDEVLEQMNAPAKPDDIPVATEQIMGEYDAFLFGVPTRFGTMPAQWSSFWDKTGAMWAQGTLNGKVAGFFVSTSGYGGGQESTVKNCLSYLVHHGIIYVPLGYRDVFAELSNVEEVHGGSPWGAGTLAGADGSRQASELELRIAEIQGKTFYEAAKKFPSSVGTADAKAKTTNKGAAEKKPVEKKTTTTAKRTTAAPAAKTEEKKEEKKDEGLMSCCVVM; from the coding sequence atgGTCAAAGTTGCAATTATTACATATTCTACATACGGCCACATAACCACCCTAGCAAGATCCATCCAAAAGGGTGTTGAATCTGCTGGTGGTAAAGCTGACCTTTTCAGAGTAGAAGAAACATTACCAGATGAAGTCCTTGAACAAATGAACGCTCCAGCAAAACCAGATGATATCCCCGTAGCTACAGAACAAATCATGGGAGAATATGATGCATTCTTATTCGGTGTCCCAACTAGATTCGGTACAATGCCTGCTCAATGGTCATCATTTTGGGATAAAACTGGTGCCATGTGGGCTCAAGGTACTTTAAATGGTAAAGTGGCAGGTTTCTTCGTTAGTACTTCTGGTTATGGGGGTGGTCAAGAAAGTACCGTTAAGAATTGTCTTTCTTATTTGGTTCATCATGGGATCATTTACGTACCATTAGGGTATAGAGATGTATTTGCTGAATTATCAAACGTTGAAGAAGTTCATGGTGGGTCCCCATGGGGGGCTGGTACTTTGGCAGGTGCTGATGGTTCTAGACAAGCTTCTGAATTGGAATTAAGAATCGCTGAAATTCAAGGTAAAACTTTTTATGAAGCTGCAAAGAAATTCCCTTCATCTGTCGGTACTGCAGATGCAAAGGCTAAAACTACGAATAAGGGTGCCGCTGAAAAGAAACCAGTTGAAAAGAAGACTACAACTACCGCTAAGAGAACTACAGCAGCTCCAGCAGCTAAGactgaagaaaagaaagaggaaaagaaagatgaaGGTTTAATGTCTTGTTGTGTGGTGATGTAA
- the CIT2 gene encoding citrate (Si)-synthase CIT2 (similar to Saccharomyces cerevisiae CIT2 (YCR005C) and CIT1 (YNR001C); ancestral locus Anc_1.422): MSSSILSTQARTLLSRQRSSIYLLPRLYTTASPERTLKETFANIIPAKAEEIKKFKKEHGKTVIGEVLLEQAYGGMRGIKGIVWEGSVLDPEEGIKFRGRTIPEIQNQLPKINDEPLPEGLFWLLLTGEIPTLNQVNALSADLASRSELPDHVVQLLDNLPKHLHPMAQFSMAVTALESESKFAKAYAQGVSKKDYWSYTFEDSLDLLGKLPNIAAKIYRNVFKDGKLGQFDAQADYGKNLANLMGYSNKDFIELMRLYLTIHSDHEGGNVSAHTTHLVGSALSSPYLSLAAGLNGLAGPLHGRANQEVLEWLFKLREEVKGDYSTETIEKYLWDTLNSGRVVPGYGHAVLRKTDPRYMAQREFALKHFPDYELFTLVSKIYEVAPKVLTKHGKTKNPWPNVDSHSGVLLQYYGLSEASFYTVLFGVSRAFGVLPQLIIDRAVGAPIERPKSFSTEKYMELVKKIESSSK, encoded by the coding sequence ATGTCTAGctcaatattatcaactCAAGCAAGAACTCTCCTCTCTCGTCAAAGATCCTCCATATATCTTTTACCACGTTTATATACCACTGCTTCTCCAGAAAGAACATTAAAGGAAACATTCGCCAACATAATCCCTGCCAAAGCGgaagaaatcaagaaatttaaaaagGAACATGGTAAAACTGTCATTGGTGAAGTTCTATTAGAACAAGCATACGGTGGTATGCGTGGTATCAAAGGTATAGTTTGGGAAGGTTCTGTATTAGATCCAGAAGAAGGTATTAAATTTAGAGGTCGTACCATTCctgaaattcaaaatcaattacCAAAGATTAATGATGAACCATTACCTGAAGGTTTATTTTGGCTATTATTAACTGGTGAAATTCCAACTTTAAATCAAGTAAACGCCTTAAGTGCTGATTTGGCTTCTAGAAGTGAATTACCTGATCATGTAGTTCAATTGTTGGATAATTTACCAAAACATTTACATCCTATGGCTCAATTTTCAATGGCTGTGACTGCTTTAGAAAGTGAATCTAAATTTGCTAAAGCTTATGCTCAAGGTGTCTCTAAGAAGGATTATTGGAGTTATACTTTTGAAGATTCATTGGATCTTTTGGGtaaattaccaaatatTGCTGCAAAGATTTATAGAAACGTCTTTAAAGATGGTAAATTAGGTCAATTTGATGCTCAAGCAGATTATGGTAAGAATTTAGCTAATTTAATGGGGTATTCAAACAAAgatttcattgaattgaTGAGATTATATTTAACCATTCATTCTGATCATGAAGGTGGTAACGTCTCAGCTCATACTACTCATCTTGTTGGGTCTGCATTATCAAGTCCTTATTTATCATTGGCTGCAGGTTTGAATGGATTAGCTGGTCCATTACATGGTCGTGCTAATCAAGAAGTATTAGAATGGTTATTTAAATTAAGAGAAGAAGTTAAAGGTGATTATTCCACTGAGACCATTGAGAAATATTTATGGGATACTTTGAATTCAGGTAGAGTTGTGCCAGGTTATGGTCATGCTGTCTTAAGAAAGACTGATCCACGTTATATGGCACAACGTGAATTTGCATTGAAACATTTCCCAGATTATGAGTTATTTACTTTAGTATCCAAGATTTATGAAGTGGCACCAAAGGTCTTAACGAAACATGGTAAGACTAAGAATCCATGGCCAAATGTTGATTCTCATTCTGGTGTCTTATTACAATACTACGGGTTGAGTGAAGCCTCTTTCTACACTGTTTTATTTGGTGTCTCTAGAGCGTTTGGTGTATTACCACAATTAATCATCGATAGAGCTGTTGGTGCACCAATTGAAAGACCAAAATCCTTTTCTACGGAAAAATACATGGAATtagtgaaaaaaattgagtCAAGTTCTAAATAG
- the YVH1 gene encoding tyrosine protein phosphatase YVH1 (similar to Saccharomyces cerevisiae YVH1 (YIR026C); ancestral locus Anc_2.660): MSNSTSTSTTTSNPAVSTDATSVSTDAVPATIVAPMPTDPNVTRILGGLYLGGIQPIVDHTPLSAQFKISHILSIIKFQVIPEYLVRKGYTLKNIPIDDDHTTDILQYFNETNSFIDSCLFPNEKEYDPRIVNFKKKQQNGAIYVHCHAGVSRSATFMIAYLMYRYGLSLKNSIYAIKRKLPKIEPNENFMEQLEIFSRMGGQYVDFENQEYKSWKLKNSIKLDPTGDSILSKDETFKMDQDEEKDLAKMTPEELGKVTTVRCKKCRQRLALSTSFIKHDPPSRESSEGHFIKRAAGSRRIIDIQESQSQCSHFFTEPLNWMKDELRGKQELEGKFSCPGCNSKVGGYNWKGSRCSCGKWVIPAIHLQANKVDQFPLNQKALPNLIHFKSKDGN, translated from the coding sequence ATGTCTAACAGTACCAGCACCAGTACTACCACCTCAAACCCTGCTGTTTCCACCGATGCCACATCCGTTTCAACTGACGCGGTCCCAGCTACAATAGTTGCACCAATGCCAACGGATCCAAATGTAACAAGAATTCTAGGTGGCCTTTATCTAGGTGGTATTCAACCAATTGTCGATCATACTCCCTTATCTGctcaattcaaaatatccCACATTTTATCcataataaaatttcaagTCATTCCAGAATATCTAGTAAGGAAAGGTTAcacattgaaaaatatcccaattgatgatgatcatACTACTGACATCTTAcaatatttcaatgaaacGAACTCATTCATCGATTCATGTTTATTCCCAAACGAAAAGGAATATGATCCACGTATAGTAAATtttaagaaaaaacaacaaaatggTGCAATTTATGTTCATTGTCATGCAGGTGTATCAAGATCCGCTACCTTTATGATCGCTTATTTAATGTATAGATATGGtttatctttgaaaaattcaatatatgctataaaaaggaaattacCTAAGATTGAaccaaatgaaaattttatGGAACAATTAGAAATCTTCTCGAGGATGGGTGGACAATATGTGGATTTTGAGAATCAGGAATATAAATCttggaaattgaaaaattcaattaaattagaTCCAACTGGTGATTCCATTTTATCTAAAGATGAAACTTTTAAAATGGATCAAGATGAGGAAAAGGATTTAGCTAAGATGACTCCAGAGGAATTAGGTAAAGTTACTACTGTGAGATGTAAAAAATGTAGACAGAGATTGGCATTATCTACTTCTTTCATTAAGCATGATCCACCAAGTAGAGAATCTTCCGAAGGTCATTTCATTAAGAGAGCTGCTGgttcaagaagaattatAGATATTCAAGAGTCACAATCACAATGTTCTCATTTCTTTACTGAACCTTTAAACTGGATGAAAGATGAATTGAGAGGTAAACAAGAGTTAGAAGGGAAATTCTCATGTCCAGGTTGTAATAGTAAAGTTGGTGGATATAATTGGAAAGGTTCAAGATGTAGTTGTGGGAAATGGGTTATTCCTGCTATTCATTTACAAGCAAATAAAGTTGATCAATTCCCATTAAATCAAAAAGCTCTTCctaatttaattcattttaAATCAAAAGATGGTAATTAA
- the MND2 gene encoding Mnd2p (similar to Saccharomyces cerevisiae MND2 (YIR025W); ancestral locus Anc_2.659) encodes MVNRWNNELFKQLEPIGEEDKHTESLNDFQLFQGIKDELQSGNQRKIGLNPTFSAITQERKATEVLPSPVNSSFVPLKAYSTFDHKPYRPRNRQNRIDELEMKVERIESQFDKIRKLGNDTFRPIGVGRTLNEMTPEYREKLKRQLNNSELCDVEVELLPSLSQENIDVNIANTDNTNNDNISNTSSDTSNDSDRNNTHEDTDIANHIRVPHARPRFFNDDSESDTYGAPTHFDPDASPDFHDYMMAGVPFPEPSYEERLSDDEDKLKPNSRQTSSSPSSSSSSPSPLPSSSAGEGNEEEKDLVAKQVNEAGTERVVTFEKPISNESRETSTFSLLGNTSKVQTEWLDSPRKEVEENRINVGKAENKDESDSNDSSSILPPLADLETYNTDKIPNNAQVRAISTSSALSVVTSSTIPSLRIPSINLPDDEFVHIGTSQDTKSNNNKILNNIDDKSLASARTLLNSTRSTINKIPIDYLEMLRSQKKHTNEKTGSDAHVSAVIGDDVDERGESSGEGFMEDHAINMSDTVDTKETSRIVSTELILKRLGKEINDEL; translated from the coding sequence ATGGTCAATCGTTGGAACAATGAGTTATTCAAACAGCTGGAACCCATAGGAGAGGAAGACAAACACACCGAGAGTTTGAATGACTTCCAACTTTTCCAAGGGATAAAAGATGAGTTACAATCTGGTAACCAACGTAAAATTGGACTAAATCCAACATTTTCTGCAATCACCCAGGAGAGAAAGGCTACTGAAGTGTTGCCAAGTCCTGTAAATTCATCCTTCGTACCATTGAAGGCATATTCTACTTTTGATCATAAACCTTATCGACCCCGAAATAGACAAAACCGTATAGATGAGTTAGAAATGAAGGTGGAACGTATAGAATCGCAGTTTGATAAGATAAGGAAATTGGGTAATGATACTTTTCGACCGATTGGGGTTGGTAGAACATTGAATGAAATGACACCAGAATATCGcgaaaaattaaagaggcaattaaataatagCGAATTATGCGACGTTGAAGTAGAACTGTTACCTTCTCTTTCTCAAGAAAATATCGACGTTAATATCGCTAATACtgataatactaataatgataacatTAGTAATACTTCTTCGGATACATCGAACGATAGTGACAGGAATAACACTCATGAAGATACTGATATTGCTAACCATATACGGGTTCCACATGCGAGACCTAGATTTTTTAATGACGATAGTGAGAGTGATACTTACGGAGCTCCAACCCACTTTGATCCGGATGCTTCGCCTGATTTTCATGACTATATGATGGCAGGAGTGCCTTTTCCTGAGCCTTCTTACGAGGAGCGCCTCTCAGATGATGAGGATAAATTAAAACCAAATAGTCGGcaaacatcatcatcccCATCATCCTCGTCATCATCACCCTCTCCATTACCATCCAGTTCTGCGGGCGAAGGAAATGAAGAGGAGAAGGACTTGGTAGCAAAACAAGTTAACGAAGCCGGAACGGAGAGAGTAGTTACATTTGAGAAACCTATAAGTAATGAAAGTCGTGAAACGtcaacattttcattattaggCAATACATCGAAGGTACAAACTGAATGGCTCGATTCACCAAGGAAAGAGGTGGAAGAGAACAGGATAAATGTAGGTAAAGCAGAGAACAAAGATGAAAGCGATAGTAATGACTCAAGTTCTATACTACCGCCGCTTGCAGATTTAGAAACATATAATACAGATAAGATACCAAATAATGCACAAGTACGTGCTATATCTACATCAAGCGCATTAAGTGTAGTAACTTCTTCAACTATCCCATCATTACGTATTCCCTCTATAAATCTTCCAGACGATGAATTTGTGCATATTGGGACCAGTCAAGATAcgaaatcaaataataacaaaattCTAAATAACATTGACGATAAAAGTCTGGCCAGTGCAAGAACTCTATTAAATTCGACTAGATCCACAATTAATAAGATTCcaattgattatttagaGATGTTACGTAGTCAAAAGAAGCACACAAATGAGAAAACTGGCTCGGATGCCCATGTTTCTGCAGTCATAGGCGACGATGTTGATGAGAGGGGTGAAAGTAGTGGCGAGGGATTTATGGAGGATCATGCAATTAACATGTCTGATACGGTCGATACCAAGGAAACTTCTCGAATAGTCAGTACAGAGCTGATATTAAAGAGGTtaggaaaagaaataaatgatgaattataa